A stretch of Stenotrophomonas indicatrix DNA encodes these proteins:
- a CDS encoding sensor domain-containing diguanylate cyclase: protein MIKPDKPANEALRLEALYRYRILDSERERSFDDLVAIAKAVCGTTMAAVTLIDVERQWFKSMQGIDATENLRSESMCGHAILQPQEIMVVEDALQDVRFHDNPVVTGDPHVRFYAGAPLISSDGLPLGTLCVFDARPQQLATDKAEALAALSRQVMVVMELRRFALDIQRHMLERNDYERLLSEYHDVLLAQNADLAEQSRTDALTGLPNRRALAAALDEAVIAVDGRDRQTCVALLDIDHFKHINDFQGHATGDRVLAELGALLRSHFAGGGLAARYGGEEFVALMPDADLRTAELQCEFLRVAVSNLPLGFPVTISIGVAQHQPGETSDQTLARADAALYRAKGAGRNRVEVAP, encoded by the coding sequence ATGATCAAGCCCGACAAGCCCGCCAACGAAGCGCTGCGCCTGGAGGCGCTGTACCGCTACCGGATCCTCGATTCCGAGCGCGAACGCTCGTTCGATGACCTGGTGGCCATCGCCAAGGCGGTGTGTGGCACGACCATGGCGGCCGTGACCCTGATCGACGTCGAGCGCCAGTGGTTCAAGTCGATGCAGGGCATCGACGCGACCGAGAACCTGCGCAGCGAGTCGATGTGCGGCCACGCGATCCTGCAACCGCAGGAAATCATGGTGGTTGAGGATGCATTGCAGGACGTCCGCTTCCACGACAATCCGGTGGTGACCGGCGACCCGCATGTGCGCTTCTATGCCGGTGCGCCGTTGATCAGCAGCGACGGCCTGCCGCTGGGAACCCTGTGCGTGTTCGACGCGCGGCCGCAGCAGCTGGCGACCGACAAGGCCGAAGCGCTGGCCGCGCTGTCGCGGCAGGTGATGGTGGTGATGGAGCTGCGCCGTTTCGCCCTGGATATCCAGCGGCACATGCTTGAGCGCAACGATTACGAACGCCTGCTGTCGGAGTATCACGATGTGCTGCTGGCCCAGAATGCCGACCTGGCCGAACAGAGCCGTACCGACGCCCTGACCGGCCTGCCCAACCGGCGGGCACTGGCAGCGGCGCTGGACGAGGCGGTGATTGCCGTCGATGGCCGCGACCGGCAGACCTGCGTGGCCCTGCTGGACATCGATCATTTCAAGCACATCAATGATTTCCAGGGCCACGCGACCGGCGACCGGGTGCTGGCCGAACTGGGGGCGCTGCTGCGCTCGCACTTCGCCGGTGGGGGTCTGGCCGCGCGCTATGGCGGCGAGGAATTCGTGGCACTGATGCCGGACGCGGACCTGCGTACCGCCGAACTGCAATGCGAGTTCCTGCGGGTGGCCGTGTCCAACCTGCCGCTGGGCTTCCCGGTGACCATCAGCATCGGTGTGGCACAGCACCAGCCCGGTGAAACGTCTG
- a CDS encoding pseudouridine synthase gives MTSRLNKYIADTGFCSRREADRLIAARRVTVNGHAAGTGAVVGEDDKVLVDGQPLRVRTARKPGARRHVYIVLNKPVGVTCTTESTVKGNIVDFVGHEQRIFPIGRLDKESEGLILMTSNGDIVNQILRAENGHQKEYLVAVNKPVTDEFLRAMARGVRIHDQMTLPCKTSRIAKFGFRIILQQGLNRQIRLMAAEFGYRVTQLRRVRIDNIKIGALKPGQWRNLTEQELHGLLPQQQDW, from the coding sequence ATGACCAGCCGACTCAACAAATACATCGCCGACACCGGCTTCTGCTCCCGACGCGAGGCCGATCGCCTGATCGCCGCCCGCCGGGTCACCGTCAATGGCCATGCCGCCGGCACCGGCGCGGTGGTCGGTGAGGATGACAAGGTGCTGGTCGACGGCCAGCCCCTGCGCGTGCGCACTGCCCGCAAGCCGGGCGCCCGCCGCCACGTGTACATCGTGCTGAACAAGCCGGTGGGCGTGACCTGCACCACCGAAAGCACGGTGAAGGGCAACATCGTCGACTTCGTCGGCCATGAACAGCGCATCTTCCCGATCGGCCGCCTGGACAAGGAGTCCGAAGGCCTGATCCTGATGACCAGCAACGGCGACATCGTCAACCAGATCCTGCGCGCCGAGAACGGCCACCAGAAGGAATACCTGGTGGCAGTGAACAAGCCGGTCACCGACGAATTCCTGCGCGCGATGGCCCGTGGCGTGCGCATCCATGACCAGATGACGCTGCCGTGCAAGACCTCGCGGATCGCCAAGTTCGGTTTCCGCATCATCCTGCAGCAGGGATTGAACCGGCAGATCCGGCTGATGGCGGCCGAGTTCGGCTACCGCGTGACCCAGCTGCGCCGCGTACGTATCGACAACATCAAGATCGGTGCACTGAAGCCGGGCCAGTGGCGCAACCTGACCGAGCAGGAGCTTCACGGCCTGTTGCCGCAGCAGCAGGACTGGTAA